Proteins co-encoded in one Balneolaceae bacterium genomic window:
- a CDS encoding type II toxin-antitoxin system VapC family toxin translates to MKKICFDTSSLLALYVLEHPNHSACADYYLDNIDTSEFFMATHSIAEMFRHLTSNRAYFTYSPEIASQLIQKIVPKYFTPVSLHDSDYLSVITQMKEFSLHGAIIYDALIYDALIAKAAEKTGCDILVTYNISDFHRVWPITSADLVEP, encoded by the coding sequence ATGAAAAAAATCTGTTTTGATACAAGTTCTCTCCTGGCTCTTTATGTTCTTGAACATCCTAATCATTCGGCTTGTGCAGACTATTATTTAGACAATATAGACACCTCTGAATTTTTTATGGCCACTCATTCAATTGCAGAGATGTTCAGACATTTGACCAGTAACAGAGCTTACTTTACATATTCTCCTGAAATAGCCAGTCAACTTATTCAAAAGATTGTACCTAAATATTTTACACCGGTTTCATTACATGATTCGGACTACCTTTCCGTGATTACACAAATGAAAGAATTCTCGCTTCACGGCGCAATTATTTATGACGCATTAATTTATGACGCATTAATCGCCAAAGCAGCTGAAAAGACTGGGTGTGACATATTGGTTACGTACAATATTTCAGACTTTCATCGTGTCTGGCCGATTACATCTGCTGATCTTGTTGAGCCGTAG
- a CDS encoding methylmalonyl-CoA mutase family protein, which yields MSDSSTTSTGKIQKQSSANGQSVAEKYQATNKIRFITAASLFDGHDASINIMRRILQATGAEVIHLGHNRSVHEIVQCAIQEDAQGIAVSSYQGGHNEYFKYMIDLLQENGASHIKVFGGGGGVISDDEIEDLHKYGVTRIFSVEDGSEMGLQGMINYMIEACDFDPCENSEINPKKLKEGDFNTIARAITALENHKDNLISYSDSQLSIDGKEIDPSEKQIPILGITGTGGAGKSSLTDEIIRRFLTEFDELTIGVISIDPSKVRTGGALLGDRIRMNSIDTKHVFMRSMATRASNRSVSESLNSVIEMYKTAGFDLIIVETSGIGQSGTEIVDVCDIPIYVMTHEYGAATQLEKINMLDAAEIVVLNKFEKKGALDALRDIRKQMQRNRGDWHIKPEKMPVYPTIAAQFNDEGIHRLFAKIVELTNERYPLNWSPRLYTNSEPAEDIQTQAIIPGRRQRYLSEISETIEDYHQWTKNQVDIAAKLDQVKGTFNQIKDWKPDDEEKLLSRLEEMENHWTEQLDPLPKKILEGWDELYKQYSGEEFTVKIRGKEIKNKLKRESLSGTKVPRISLPKTKNLGDRLEFALKENLPGYFPFTAGVFPFKREGEDPTRMFAGEGTPERTNRRFHYVSEGMPAARLSTAFDSVTLYGEDPAHRPDIYGKIGNSGVSICTLDDMKKLYSGFELTSPKTSVSMTINGPAPMILAMFMNTAIDQEVERYLKEQGEWERVEKEIKKYFEENDLPQPKYHDELPATNDGFGLGLLGVSGDQFVENDTYERIKNETLRVVRGTVQADILKEDQAQNTCIFSTEFALKMMGDVQSYFTDHKVRNYYSVSISGYHIAEAGANPITQAAFTLANGFTYVEYYLSRGLDIDDFAHNLSFFFSNGLDPEYAVIGRVARRIWAIAMKHKYDANERSQKLKYHIQTSGRSLHAKEIQFNDIRTTLQALMAVYDNCNSLHTNAYDEAITTPTEESVRRALAIQLIINKELGLTMNENPLQGSFIIEELTDLVEEAILTEFDRITERGGVLGAMESMYQRGKIQEESLHYESLKHSGEKPIIGVNTFLSDSDSEEVDREMELIRSTKEEKDQQIENLEDFQERNRTSSDQAIQKLKQVAREDGNIFGELMETVKSASLGQITHALYEVGGQYRRNM from the coding sequence ATGTCTGATTCATCGACAACAAGTACAGGAAAAATTCAAAAACAGTCATCTGCAAATGGTCAGTCTGTAGCTGAGAAGTACCAGGCAACGAATAAAATACGGTTCATAACAGCGGCAAGCTTGTTTGATGGCCATGATGCCAGCATCAATATTATGCGGCGAATATTACAAGCTACGGGGGCTGAAGTGATTCATTTAGGTCATAATCGTTCGGTTCATGAAATTGTTCAATGTGCCATCCAGGAAGATGCCCAGGGTATTGCGGTCAGCTCTTACCAGGGCGGCCACAACGAGTATTTCAAATATATGATCGATCTCTTGCAAGAGAATGGTGCCTCGCATATCAAAGTCTTTGGCGGCGGTGGTGGTGTGATTTCTGACGATGAGATTGAAGATCTGCATAAGTATGGAGTGACACGAATTTTTTCTGTTGAAGACGGAAGCGAAATGGGATTGCAGGGGATGATCAATTACATGATAGAAGCCTGTGATTTTGATCCCTGTGAAAATTCAGAGATCAACCCCAAAAAACTGAAGGAAGGGGATTTCAACACCATTGCCCGGGCTATCACAGCGCTCGAAAATCACAAAGATAATCTGATCTCTTATTCTGATTCTCAATTGAGTATTGACGGTAAAGAGATAGATCCATCAGAAAAACAGATTCCGATTCTTGGGATTACGGGAACCGGTGGAGCGGGGAAGAGTTCGCTGACCGATGAGATTATCCGACGATTTCTGACTGAGTTTGATGAACTTACAATCGGTGTTATTTCTATCGATCCATCCAAGGTTCGAACCGGCGGAGCACTTCTCGGTGATCGCATTCGGATGAACAGTATCGATACGAAGCATGTATTTATGAGAAGTATGGCTACGCGGGCTTCCAACAGATCGGTCAGTGAGTCTTTAAATTCTGTAATTGAGATGTATAAAACTGCTGGTTTCGATCTGATCATTGTTGAGACCAGCGGAATTGGACAGAGCGGAACCGAAATTGTGGATGTTTGCGATATCCCGATCTATGTTATGACGCACGAATATGGAGCCGCTACACAGCTCGAAAAGATCAATATGCTGGATGCAGCTGAAATAGTTGTACTCAACAAATTTGAGAAAAAGGGGGCCCTGGATGCCCTTCGGGATATCCGAAAACAGATGCAGCGAAACAGGGGAGACTGGCATATCAAACCGGAAAAGATGCCTGTTTACCCGACCATTGCTGCACAATTCAATGATGAGGGAATACACAGGCTGTTTGCCAAAATTGTGGAGCTTACAAATGAGAGATATCCATTGAATTGGTCACCCCGTTTATATACCAACTCCGAACCTGCAGAAGATATTCAAACTCAGGCCATTATTCCGGGTCGGCGACAGCGATATCTTTCCGAAATCTCTGAAACGATTGAGGATTATCACCAGTGGACAAAAAATCAGGTTGACATTGCAGCAAAACTCGACCAGGTGAAAGGAACCTTCAACCAGATTAAAGACTGGAAACCGGATGATGAAGAGAAACTTCTGTCAAGGTTGGAAGAGATGGAGAATCACTGGACGGAGCAGTTAGATCCGCTGCCCAAGAAAATATTGGAAGGTTGGGATGAACTTTACAAACAGTATTCCGGCGAAGAGTTTACCGTAAAAATTCGTGGTAAAGAGATCAAAAATAAACTAAAACGGGAATCCCTCAGTGGTACCAAAGTCCCGAGAATTTCGCTGCCAAAAACTAAGAATCTTGGAGATCGGCTGGAATTTGCACTCAAAGAAAACCTGCCGGGCTACTTTCCGTTTACGGCCGGGGTTTTTCCATTCAAACGAGAAGGGGAGGACCCTACCCGGATGTTTGCCGGAGAAGGAACCCCTGAGCGTACCAACCGGCGATTCCACTATGTGAGTGAAGGGATGCCCGCTGCACGACTTTCTACAGCATTCGACTCAGTGACGTTATATGGAGAAGATCCGGCTCACCGACCGGATATTTATGGCAAAATCGGGAATTCGGGGGTAAGTATCTGTACCCTCGATGATATGAAGAAACTCTATTCAGGCTTTGAACTGACCTCACCCAAGACATCCGTTTCAATGACGATTAATGGCCCCGCGCCTATGATTTTGGCGATGTTTATGAATACAGCCATCGATCAGGAAGTGGAGCGATATTTGAAGGAGCAGGGTGAATGGGAGAGGGTGGAGAAAGAGATTAAAAAATACTTTGAGGAGAATGACCTGCCTCAGCCGAAATATCATGATGAGTTACCGGCAACAAATGACGGTTTTGGTTTGGGACTACTTGGCGTAAGCGGCGATCAATTTGTGGAAAATGATACGTATGAACGTATTAAAAATGAAACACTGCGGGTTGTTCGCGGAACTGTACAGGCTGATATCCTGAAGGAGGATCAGGCTCAAAATACATGCATCTTTTCAACTGAATTTGCCCTGAAAATGATGGGAGATGTGCAGAGTTACTTTACCGATCATAAAGTTAGAAATTATTATTCGGTGTCTATTTCCGGGTATCATATTGCAGAGGCGGGTGCAAATCCAATCACTCAGGCTGCCTTTACTCTTGCCAACGGATTTACCTATGTAGAGTATTATCTCTCACGCGGATTGGATATCGACGATTTTGCTCATAACCTCTCGTTCTTTTTTAGTAATGGTCTCGATCCCGAATATGCCGTCATTGGCCGGGTTGCACGACGAATTTGGGCTATTGCCATGAAACACAAGTACGATGCAAACGAGCGTTCTCAAAAACTGAAATATCATATACAAACCAGCGGCCGGTCGCTCCACGCAAAGGAGATTCAATTTAACGATATTCGTACTACACTTCAGGCTCTGATGGCTGTTTATGATAACTGTAACTCATTGCACACCAATGCTTACGATGAAGCGATTACAACGCCGACAGAAGAATCCGTACGCCGTGCATTAGCTATCCAGTTGATCATTAACAAGGAGCTGGGGTTGACGATGAACGAAAATCCGCTCCAGGGATCGTTTATCATCGAAGAACTGACAGACCTGGTTGAAGAAGCAATACTTACAGAATTTGACAGGATTACTGAGCGCGGCGGTGTTTTAGGAGCGATGGAGAGCATGTATCAGCGCGGGAAAATACAGGAGGAGAGTTTGCATTACGAATCACTGAAACACTCCGGTGAGAAACCGATTATTGGAGTGAACACGTTTTTAAGTGATTCGGATTCAGAGGAGGTGGATCGTGAAATGGAGTTGATCCGGTCAACAAAAGAGGAGAAAGATCAGCAGATTGAGAATTTAGAGGATTTTCAAGAGCGTAACCGCACATCGTCTGATCAAGCTATTCAAAAATTAAAACAAGTGGCAAGGGAGGATGGAAATATCTTTGGGGAACTGATGGAAACGGTGAAATCCGCCTCTTTGGGACAGATTACACACGCCCTTTACGAAGTTGGCGGGCAGTATCGCAGAAATATGTAA
- a CDS encoding tetratricopeptide repeat protein, whose product MSKLKKEELEQDILIEYSSRFMHFYENNKAAVIGGGIGLLLAIGLSIAYVIYTGNQEVEATNLLGIAEQELLQGNFQEALYGNEEEFTLGFVQIAENYSGTDAGNLAHYYAAISEFELGNYEESLTYIQEYDLPEGILGVAPISMHANILVELERFDEAAVQFEKAATWDENSSTTPYNLFKAAEAHREAGNYDQALTHIETVINDYPNSQQLAQAEKLKGLITQSTPAG is encoded by the coding sequence ATGAGTAAGCTAAAAAAAGAAGAACTCGAACAGGATATTCTGATTGAATATTCTTCGAGATTCATGCACTTCTATGAAAATAATAAAGCAGCCGTTATTGGTGGAGGTATCGGACTGTTATTGGCCATTGGGCTGTCAATAGCATATGTAATCTACACCGGCAACCAGGAAGTAGAAGCTACAAATTTACTGGGAATTGCTGAGCAGGAACTGCTGCAAGGAAACTTTCAGGAAGCATTGTATGGCAACGAGGAAGAATTTACGCTGGGATTTGTTCAAATTGCGGAGAATTACAGTGGAACTGATGCCGGAAATTTAGCTCATTACTATGCTGCAATATCTGAGTTTGAGTTAGGTAATTATGAAGAGTCATTAACATATATACAAGAATACGATCTGCCTGAAGGAATTTTAGGTGTTGCCCCTATCTCAATGCATGCTAATATTTTAGTAGAACTGGAAAGATTCGATGAGGCAGCAGTTCAGTTCGAAAAAGCTGCAACCTGGGATGAGAACAGTTCAACCACTCCATACAATCTTTTTAAAGCTGCGGAGGCACACAGAGAAGCCGGCAATTATGATCAAGCTCTTACTCACATTGAAACTGTTATAAACGACTATCCTAATAGTCAGCAATTAGCTCAGGCCGAAAAATTAAAAGGCCTCATTACTCAGTCCACTCCTGCCGGGTAA
- a CDS encoding cell division protein ZapA produces the protein MESIKVTILGKQIPLKVEESEVENTRRIAAYVDEKFKLFRNQFSNQPDSTIMILACLSITEELFELRTELNQTDEKESELMDQINEEISKLINDIS, from the coding sequence ATGGAATCAATTAAGGTAACCATACTTGGCAAACAGATTCCACTCAAAGTTGAAGAATCGGAAGTTGAAAATACACGGCGAATAGCAGCCTACGTGGATGAAAAATTCAAGCTTTTTCGGAATCAGTTCTCCAATCAACCCGACTCTACCATTATGATTCTTGCCTGTCTTAGCATCACTGAAGAGTTGTTTGAATTGAGAACGGAGCTCAATCAAACTGATGAAAAAGAGAGCGAGTTGATGGATCAAATCAACGAAGAAATTTCTAAACTGATCAATGATATTTCTTAA
- a CDS encoding DUF4112 domain-containing protein, whose amino-acid sequence MATNVSKHSKSRKFAELLDSQFTIPGTKIKVGIDPIIGLVSGVGDLAGASLSIYFMAYAAKLGAKPAVLIRMFINILVDLTIGAIPVLGDIFDVAWKANLRNAILLEKLEQNPDQLENQSSILNWILFIFLISILIGVIVGLIWAFVAAWNKLFG is encoded by the coding sequence TTGGCAACAAACGTATCAAAACATTCTAAATCCCGAAAATTCGCGGAACTTCTCGATAGTCAATTCACAATTCCCGGTACAAAGATTAAAGTAGGAATTGACCCCATCATCGGGCTGGTATCAGGGGTGGGTGATTTAGCCGGGGCTTCTCTCTCCATCTATTTTATGGCTTATGCTGCTAAACTCGGTGCAAAACCAGCGGTGCTTATCCGAATGTTTATAAATATACTTGTGGATTTAACGATTGGTGCGATCCCTGTTCTTGGAGATATTTTTGATGTGGCCTGGAAAGCAAATCTCAGGAATGCCATTCTGCTTGAAAAACTTGAACAAAATCCCGATCAGCTTGAAAATCAAAGTTCAATTCTAAACTGGATTCTTTTCATATTCCTCATATCCATTTTGATCGGAGTAATCGTTGGTCTTATATGGGCATTTGTTGCCGCCTGGAACAAGTTGTTTGGATAA
- a CDS encoding TIGR00282 family metallophosphoesterase, which translates to MSDTIRVFFIADIVGESGLALLETIFPSLRDKYNPDFIIANAENSHEGRGLNRHIVQRLYDIEVDAITGGNHSFDKWKIFSYMKTDDHLLRPLNFPKGNAGYGYGIYDIGKTGLKLGVLNLQGRTFMADIDDPFSTSEWALERIKKETNLIFVDFHAEATAEKMAYAWTVDGEVSAVVGTHTHTPTNDARILPNGTGYITDVGMTGPFDSVIGMDKDTSIRRFTLGTPQRYKIAKNDNRMCGVVVDINTETGKCTSVESVIYPEFQNKAD; encoded by the coding sequence ATGTCTGATACGATAAGAGTTTTTTTTATTGCTGATATTGTCGGTGAATCGGGGCTGGCTCTGCTCGAAACCATTTTCCCGTCATTGCGAGACAAATACAATCCGGATTTCATCATTGCCAACGCCGAAAATTCGCATGAAGGCCGGGGACTGAACCGGCATATCGTTCAGCGTTTATATGATATAGAAGTAGATGCCATCACAGGCGGAAACCACTCGTTCGACAAGTGGAAGATCTTTTCCTACATGAAGACAGACGATCACCTTCTTCGACCACTGAACTTCCCAAAAGGAAATGCAGGATATGGATACGGCATTTACGATATCGGTAAAACCGGTTTAAAGTTGGGCGTTTTAAATCTCCAGGGTCGAACGTTTATGGCTGATATTGACGATCCTTTTTCTACCTCAGAATGGGCTCTCGAACGTATCAAAAAGGAAACCAATCTTATTTTTGTTGATTTTCATGCCGAAGCCACAGCTGAAAAAATGGCTTATGCCTGGACGGTGGATGGCGAAGTTTCTGCTGTGGTTGGAACACATACACATACGCCTACGAATGATGCCAGGATCCTGCCGAATGGCACCGGATATATCACAGACGTGGGCATGACCGGGCCTTTTGATTCGGTCATTGGTATGGACAAAGATACCTCCATCCGGCGATTCACGCTTGGAACACCACAACGTTATAAAATTGCCAAAAACGACAACCGGATGTGCGGTGTTGTTGTGGATATTAACACAGAAACAGGAAAGTGTACCTCTGTTGAATCGGTGATTTACCCGGAATTTCAGAATAAAGCGGATTGA
- a CDS encoding HAD family phosphatase has protein sequence MISTVIFDMDGVIIDSEPIYMQVEKQLFKEVGIELTHDEHAKYVGRSDLWHCVKEEYQLEIDPDEMTIKEQNRYIDIISNSFDDDPIEGVVELIDKLHSENIKLVLASSSEMRNIELVLNIFDLLDYFELRISGADLDTSKPHPEIFEKAAEMADTPPENCLVIEDSNNGVRAAKAANMKCVGYRNTNSGNQDLSPADFVIDNFEDFDLNRFDQ, from the coding sequence ATGATTTCTACAGTTATTTTTGATATGGATGGAGTCATCATAGACAGTGAACCGATCTATATGCAGGTTGAGAAACAGCTTTTTAAAGAGGTGGGAATAGAATTAACTCACGACGAACATGCAAAATATGTGGGCCGATCCGATCTCTGGCATTGCGTGAAGGAGGAGTATCAGCTTGAGATCGATCCTGATGAGATGACCATAAAAGAACAAAACCGGTATATCGATATTATCTCTAACTCTTTTGATGATGATCCTATTGAAGGAGTTGTTGAACTCATTGATAAACTGCATTCTGAGAATATAAAATTGGTATTGGCATCGTCATCTGAAATGAGAAACATAGAGCTGGTGCTTAACATATTTGATCTGCTGGACTATTTTGAATTGAGAATCAGCGGTGCAGATTTGGATACCTCAAAACCACACCCGGAAATTTTTGAAAAAGCCGCCGAAATGGCTGACACTCCTCCCGAAAATTGTCTTGTGATTGAAGATTCCAACAATGGAGTACGGGCTGCAAAAGCTGCCAATATGAAGTGTGTAGGATATAGAAATACTAATTCTGGGAACCAAGATCTCTCCCCGGCTGACTTTGTTATCGACAATTTTGAGGATTTTGATTTAAACCGGTTTGATCAGTGA
- a CDS encoding hemolysin III family protein, whose amino-acid sequence MYHGERFNSYTHLIGSIASAIGLGVLIYIAAQKGGFWRITSFTIYGLSLLSLYTCSTLYHSFRGKWKTIFRKLDHISIYLLIAGTYTPFTLITLRGDIGWLLFGIVWGLAAIGIIIDLLHKSGSRILQVAIYLGMGWIAFFLMDTLINRISVDGVNWLMAGGLFYTTGVIFFALSDKHRLAHGIWHLFVLAGSLSHFVTIVLFV is encoded by the coding sequence ATGTATCACGGCGAACGATTTAACAGTTACACACACCTCATTGGTAGTATTGCCTCTGCTATTGGTTTGGGTGTATTGATCTATATTGCTGCTCAAAAGGGCGGCTTTTGGCGTATTACCAGTTTTACTATCTATGGTTTAAGTCTGCTGTCACTTTACACCTGCTCTACTCTCTACCACAGTTTTCGCGGCAAATGGAAAACGATCTTTCGCAAGCTCGATCATATCTCCATCTACCTTTTGATTGCCGGTACTTACACTCCATTCACTCTAATTACCCTTCGCGGGGATATCGGCTGGCTTCTCTTTGGAATCGTGTGGGGACTTGCTGCAATTGGAATTATTATCGATCTGCTTCATAAATCAGGCAGCCGTATTCTTCAGGTTGCTATCTATCTGGGCATGGGCTGGATCGCCTTTTTCCTTATGGATACGCTTATTAACCGAATATCTGTTGATGGCGTGAACTGGCTGATGGCCGGCGGGCTTTTCTATACGACCGGTGTGATCTTCTTTGCACTGAGTGATAAACACAGGCTGGCCCACGGAATTTGGCACCTATTTGTACTGGCCGGAAGCTTAAGCCATTTTGTGACGATTGTGCTTTTTGTTTAA
- a CDS encoding ABC transporter ATP-binding protein, producing MSENFVLQGSDIHKEFPSESGDGVLRILQGVDLQIKKADIISIVGSSGSGKSTLLHILGGLDHPTSGDVFWHGKSIYQFKKDQLAELRNKNVGFVFQFHHLLPEFTAMENVMMPALIKDTPFSKAEERATELLDRFGMSDRLNHRPSQLSGGEQQRVSMARALTNHPSIILADEPTGNLDEKNTESILSLLFQLREMEDLSIVLITHEKEIATRCDIVYSLQNGTLNRV from the coding sequence ATGAGTGAAAATTTTGTACTCCAGGGCTCCGACATTCACAAGGAATTTCCGTCTGAATCCGGAGATGGCGTTTTACGAATTTTACAGGGTGTAGATCTGCAGATTAAAAAAGCCGACATCATTTCGATCGTCGGATCCAGTGGCAGCGGCAAAAGTACACTCCTTCATATTCTTGGAGGCCTCGATCACCCCACATCCGGCGATGTGTTTTGGCATGGAAAATCGATTTATCAATTTAAAAAGGATCAACTTGCCGAACTTCGAAATAAAAATGTGGGATTTGTATTCCAGTTTCATCATTTGCTGCCGGAATTTACCGCTATGGAAAATGTAATGATGCCCGCACTGATCAAGGACACTCCTTTCTCCAAAGCGGAAGAAAGAGCCACAGAATTGCTTGATCGATTTGGGATGAGTGATCGGCTGAACCACAGGCCCTCTCAGTTATCCGGAGGAGAACAGCAAAGAGTATCAATGGCTAGGGCACTGACTAATCATCCCTCTATCATTCTGGCTGATGAACCAACGGGAAATCTCGACGAAAAAAATACAGAATCGATCCTCAGCCTGCTTTTTCAACTTCGGGAGATGGAAGATCTGTCCATCGTTCTCATAACCCACGAAAAGGAGATCGCTACACGCTGTGATATCGTTTACTCCCTTCAAAATGGGACATTGAACAGGGTTTAG